One part of the Patescibacteria group bacterium genome encodes these proteins:
- the rpsE gene encoding 30S ribosomal protein S5 yields the protein MPAPQRPGRFGHRPHREREKSEFDQKTIDLARVTRVVAGGKRMRFRACVVVGDRKGRVGMGVAKGVDVQSAVEKASTAAKKRLVTVVLERGTIPHAIQVKFGAALVLLKPAPQGSGVIAGGAARAVLDLAGVTNISSKMLGSKNKVNNVRAVVIALSRLQPRMRVKTKTANA from the coding sequence ATGCCCGCACCCCAACGACCAGGACGCTTCGGCCATCGACCTCACCGTGAACGTGAGAAGTCTGAGTTTGACCAGAAGACCATTGACCTCGCGCGCGTCACCCGCGTGGTCGCGGGTGGGAAGCGCATGCGCTTCCGCGCCTGTGTGGTTGTTGGTGATCGCAAAGGCCGGGTAGGCATGGGCGTGGCCAAAGGTGTGGACGTGCAGAGTGCCGTGGAAAAAGCGTCTACCGCCGCCAAGAAGCGCCTCGTCACTGTTGTTCTGGAACGCGGTACCATTCCCCATGCAATTCAGGTCAAATTTGGTGCAGCCCTCGTCCTCCTCAAACCCGCCCCCCAAGGTTCTGGGGTTATTGCTGGCGGTGCCGCGCGTGCCGTGCTGGATCTGGCTGGGGTCACCAACATCAGCAGCAAGATGCTAGGTTCCAAGAACAAGGTGAATAATGTTCGTGCCGTGGTCATTGCGCTTAGCCGCTTGCAACCTCGCATGCGCGTGAAGACGAAGACCGCCAACGCTTAA
- the rplX gene encoding 50S ribosomal protein L24: protein MRLKTGDQVQVVSGRNRGKQGKVLQVFPERALVVVDGLNKRTRHIRSKQTRDKGQKVEFFAPLHESNVMLVCASCGKPRRAKVHVGTDKKKQRLCAKCGKPFGA, encoded by the coding sequence ATGCGACTCAAGACTGGCGACCAGGTACAAGTAGTGAGCGGACGCAACCGCGGCAAGCAGGGCAAAGTCCTGCAGGTCTTTCCTGAGCGCGCCCTGGTGGTTGTGGATGGTTTGAACAAGCGCACGCGCCACATCCGCAGCAAGCAGACCCGCGACAAGGGACAGAAAGTGGAATTCTTTGCCCCCCTTCACGAATCCAACGTCATGCTGGTGTGCGCGTCCTGCGGAAAGCCCCGCCGGGCAAAAGTGCACGTGGGCACAGACAAGAAGAAGCAGCGCTTGTGCGCAAAGTGTGGTAAACCTTTTGGTGCCTAA
- the tuf gene encoding elongation factor Tu: protein MADKFDRSKLHVNVGTIGHVDHGKTTLTAAILKTLADNGMMAQQKGVDQIDNAPEEKARGITIATAHVEYESEKRHYAHVDCPGHADYVKNMITGAAQMDGAILVVSAADGPMPQTREHILLARQVGVPYIVVFLNKVDMVSDAELIDLVEVEIRDLLKKYEFPGDTTPIIRGSALKALEGDKASQESILQLVKTLDEYIPDPARDLDKPFLMPAEDVFSIEGRGTVVTGRIERGVIKVNDEVELVGLRATQKTVVTGIEMFNKSLDQGQAGDNAGLLLRGTKKDEVERGQVIAKPGTITPHTEFEAECLILTKEEGGRHTPFMKGYKPQFYLRTTDVTGEIMLPEGTEMVMPGDQLKFVVKLVSPVALEEKQRFAIREGGHTVGAGVITKILK, encoded by the coding sequence ATGGCAGACAAATTTGACCGATCGAAGCTCCATGTGAACGTGGGAACCATTGGCCACGTTGACCATGGAAAGACCACCCTCACTGCGGCAATCCTGAAGACCCTTGCGGACAACGGGATGATGGCTCAGCAAAAAGGGGTTGACCAAATTGATAACGCGCCTGAAGAAAAGGCACGTGGTATTACCATTGCCACCGCACACGTTGAGTACGAATCCGAGAAGCGCCACTACGCGCACGTGGACTGCCCAGGCCACGCGGACTACGTGAAGAACATGATCACCGGCGCAGCCCAGATGGACGGCGCAATTCTGGTGGTTTCTGCTGCTGACGGTCCCATGCCCCAGACCCGCGAGCACATTCTCTTGGCTCGACAGGTTGGCGTGCCCTACATCGTCGTTTTCCTCAACAAAGTTGACATGGTGTCTGACGCGGAACTCATTGACCTGGTGGAAGTGGAAATCCGCGACTTGCTGAAGAAGTACGAATTCCCAGGGGATACCACCCCAATCATCCGTGGTTCAGCTTTGAAAGCCCTGGAAGGGGACAAGGCCAGCCAGGAATCTATCCTCCAATTGGTCAAAACGTTGGACGAGTACATTCCTGATCCAGCGCGCGATTTGGACAAGCCATTCCTCATGCCTGCCGAAGACGTCTTCTCCATCGAAGGCCGTGGCACAGTGGTCACGGGTCGTATCGAACGCGGGGTCATCAAAGTGAACGACGAAGTGGAACTGGTTGGCCTCCGCGCCACGCAGAAGACCGTGGTGACTGGCATTGAAATGTTCAACAAGTCCCTGGATCAAGGTCAAGCTGGTGACAACGCCGGTTTGCTCCTCCGCGGTACCAAGAAGGACGAAGTGGAACGCGGGCAGGTCATTGCCAAGCCCGGCACCATCACCCCTCACACGGAATTTGAAGCAGAGTGTCTGATTCTCACCAAGGAAGAAGGTGGCCGCCATACCCCATTCATGAAAGGGTACAAGCCACAGTTCTACCTCCGCACCACAGACGTCACCGGTGAAATCATGTTGCCCGAAGGTACGGAAATGGTGATGCCTGGCGACCAGCTGAAATTCGTGGTGAAACTCGTCTCCCCGGTGGCTTTGGAAGAGAAGCAACGCTTCGCCATTCGCGAAGGTGGCCACACGGTCGGTGCCGGTGTCATTACCAAGATTTTGAAGTAA
- the rplR gene encoding 50S ribosomal protein L18: MPVSTRTSRRFRRHTRIRTRVSGTATRPRVSVFRSAAHIRVQLIDDVAGKTLVAVTDEQLKAIPKDAERTGKVAKAYAVGQALAEGAKAKKITAVVFDRAGYRYHGRVRALAEGARAGGLTF, translated from the coding sequence ATGCCTGTATCCACACGCACATCTCGTCGGTTTCGTCGGCACACTCGGATTCGCACGCGCGTCTCCGGTACGGCAACGCGTCCACGCGTGAGCGTCTTCCGCAGCGCCGCGCACATTCGCGTGCAGCTCATTGATGACGTGGCTGGAAAAACTTTGGTTGCAGTAACCGATGAACAACTGAAAGCAATTCCCAAGGATGCAGAGCGCACGGGCAAGGTGGCCAAAGCCTACGCCGTGGGCCAAGCACTGGCTGAAGGTGCAAAAGCAAAAAAAATTACTGCCGTGGTCTTTGACCGCGCTGGTTACCGCTACCATGGCCGCGTTCGCGCCTTGGCTGAAGGCGCCCGCGCCGGAGGCTTAACTTTCTAA
- the rplV gene encoding 50S ribosomal protein L22, which produces MATAPKKVKKPAVVAPELYSATLRHLRISSRKVRLVANLIRGKAVLEAQNILTHLAKGSTGPLRKLLDSAVANAKQAGEKVEGLHIAKITADMAPRLERYRPRAMGRAALILKHASHITLSVAHRDIPVVTPVAKAKAEKQPASVTPKAPAAKS; this is translated from the coding sequence ATGGCAACTGCTCCCAAAAAAGTGAAGAAGCCAGCCGTCGTGGCGCCCGAGCTGTACTCGGCCACACTGCGGCACTTGCGCATTTCCTCGCGGAAAGTGCGGTTGGTGGCTAACCTGATTCGGGGCAAAGCCGTGCTTGAAGCGCAGAATATTCTCACCCATTTGGCCAAAGGCAGCACAGGTCCGCTGCGGAAACTCCTGGACTCGGCCGTTGCCAATGCCAAACAAGCCGGGGAGAAAGTGGAAGGCTTGCACATTGCAAAAATTACGGCTGACATGGCACCTCGCTTGGAACGCTACCGCCCCCGCGCAATGGGTCGCGCTGCCTTGATTCTGAAGCATGCATCGCACATCACGCTTTCCGTTGCGCATCGTGATATCCCCGTCGTCACCCCTGTGGCAAAAGCAAAGGCCGAGAAACAGCCTGCGTCCGTCACCCCTAAAGCCCCAGCGGCAAAAAGCTAA
- the rplE gene encoding 50S ribosomal protein L5: MTPRLLKLYRTTVIPALRTRLGVQNVHALPRVTKVVLNTSFGTSVKDPKIQETVVSTFTRITGQKPVLTRAKKSISAFKLRQGMVIGAKVTLRGTRMYEFLDKLINVTLPRVRDFRGVSPKAFDRQGNFTLGFREHLAFPEIHTDEVEKIHGLEVIVATSAKTIDAGRTLLELLGFPFRDTAVSARTREEEKLGAKKQAPVVKKSPSK; this comes from the coding sequence ATGACTCCTCGCCTCCTCAAACTCTACCGAACGACCGTCATCCCCGCCTTGCGTACCCGCTTGGGCGTGCAGAATGTGCATGCATTACCGCGTGTGACCAAAGTCGTTTTGAACACCAGCTTTGGCACGTCGGTGAAGGACCCCAAAATTCAGGAGACGGTAGTTTCCACCTTCACCCGCATTACCGGGCAGAAGCCGGTGCTCACCCGAGCCAAGAAATCTATTTCTGCTTTCAAATTGCGACAAGGGATGGTCATTGGTGCGAAAGTCACCTTGCGCGGTACCCGTATGTACGAATTTTTGGACAAGCTCATCAACGTTACTCTGCCGCGCGTCCGCGACTTCCGCGGCGTGTCACCCAAAGCATTTGACCGGCAGGGGAACTTCACGCTCGGCTTCCGCGAGCACTTAGCTTTTCCAGAAATCCACACAGACGAAGTGGAAAAAATCCATGGTTTGGAAGTGATTGTGGCTACCTCGGCAAAAACCATTGACGCTGGCCGAACGTTGCTGGAACTCCTGGGTTTCCCTTTCCGCGACACCGCAGTTTCTGCTCGCACGCGGGAAGAAGAGAAGCTGGGCGCCAAGAAGCAAGCTCCCGTCGTGAAGAAATCCCCTTCAAAGTAA
- the rpsH gene encoding 30S ribosomal protein S8: MDPIADMLTRIRNAGLARHRTVTIPQSKLRFALASVLVREQYLAAAIPAPDGRTFTVTLKYQPNGAPHIQELHRSSTPGRRYYVSVGAIPRVKNGLGMAVLSTSQGILTDREARKARTGGELLCTVA; the protein is encoded by the coding sequence ATGGACCCTATCGCAGACATGCTCACCCGGATTCGGAACGCTGGCTTAGCCCGGCACCGAACCGTCACCATTCCCCAATCGAAACTTCGTTTCGCGCTTGCCAGCGTACTCGTGCGCGAGCAGTACCTGGCTGCGGCAATTCCGGCTCCTGATGGCCGAACGTTCACCGTGACCTTGAAGTACCAGCCCAACGGTGCTCCGCACATCCAGGAATTGCATCGCTCGTCCACCCCTGGCCGTCGCTACTACGTTTCCGTGGGTGCAATCCCCCGGGTGAAGAACGGCTTGGGTATGGCGGTGCTCTCCACGTCCCAAGGTATTCTCACCGATCGGGAAGCTCGGAAAGCACGCACGGGCGGCGAGCTCCTCTGTACAGTCGCTTAA
- the rpsJ gene encoding 30S ribosomal protein S10, which translates to MPTPEPAIPQTVLAPEEESHQRIRIRIRGYDHKIIDQSIHTIIETVKRTGASVRGPVPLPTEKNRFTVIRSAFVHKNSREQYEMRTHKRLLDIVDPTAKTVDALMNLNLPAGVDVEIKM; encoded by the coding sequence ATGCCAACGCCTGAACCCGCCATTCCCCAGACTGTGCTTGCCCCCGAGGAAGAATCCCACCAGCGGATTCGCATCCGCATTCGTGGGTATGATCACAAGATCATTGACCAGTCCATTCACACGATTATAGAAACCGTGAAACGGACGGGTGCGAGCGTGCGCGGACCAGTGCCGTTGCCCACGGAGAAGAATCGCTTCACCGTCATTCGCTCCGCCTTCGTGCATAAGAATTCCCGCGAGCAGTACGAAATGCGAACCCACAAGCGTTTACTGGATATCGTTGACCCTACAGCCAAGACCGTGGATGCGCTCATGAATTTGAACTTACCGGCCGGGGTTGACGTGGAAATTAAAATGTAG
- the rpsS gene encoding 30S ribosomal protein S19, with the protein MSRSLKKGPFTHPKLLKKVGKLRQGDKTIIKTWSRDSVITPEMVGFSFGVHNGRVHVTVNATENMVGHRLGEFSPTKKFVRHGGKMQKENEMAAAAATKPAAAPAPAKK; encoded by the coding sequence ATGTCCCGCTCGCTTAAAAAAGGTCCATTCACCCACCCGAAGCTCTTGAAGAAAGTTGGTAAGCTTCGCCAAGGTGATAAGACGATCATCAAAACCTGGTCCCGCGATTCCGTCATTACACCGGAAATGGTGGGTTTCAGCTTTGGCGTGCACAATGGTCGCGTCCACGTAACGGTGAATGCTACGGAGAACATGGTGGGTCACCGCCTGGGTGAGTTCTCACCAACCAAGAAATTTGTCCGTCACGGCGGAAAGATGCAGAAGGAGAACGAAATGGCTGCAGCCGCTGCAACCAAGCCCGCTGCTGCACCAGCTCCAGCGAAGAAGTAA
- the rpsC gene encoding 30S ribosomal protein S3, which yields MGQKVHPTAFRLGITTEWSSKWFSVRGFRSQLQEDVKVKSFIRKKLKAAAVSRVEIERSGNAITVTIATAKPGIVIGRGGAGVEDLKKQLASYFPPKMKFRLNIQEVANPALVAQLVAQNMIEQIERRLPFRRILKQSIEQVKKAGGQGVKVMVAGRLNGSDIARTEALSWGKLPLQTLRADIDFGRGAAFTTYGAVGVKVWLYRGDVFAKKDGTPPEVK from the coding sequence ATGGGACAGAAAGTTCACCCAACCGCGTTTCGCCTCGGCATCACCACGGAATGGAGCTCCAAGTGGTTCTCCGTGCGTGGTTTCCGCAGCCAGCTCCAAGAGGATGTGAAGGTAAAGTCCTTCATCCGCAAGAAGTTGAAGGCGGCTGCTGTTTCCCGCGTGGAAATTGAGCGCTCTGGGAATGCCATTACCGTAACGATCGCGACGGCGAAACCTGGCATTGTCATTGGTCGCGGGGGAGCGGGAGTGGAAGATTTGAAGAAGCAGTTGGCTTCCTACTTCCCACCCAAGATGAAGTTCCGTCTGAACATTCAGGAAGTAGCAAACCCAGCACTGGTCGCGCAGTTGGTGGCGCAGAACATGATTGAGCAAATTGAGCGCCGTTTGCCTTTCCGCCGCATCCTCAAACAGTCTATTGAGCAGGTGAAGAAAGCTGGTGGCCAAGGGGTGAAAGTGATGGTTGCCGGCCGCTTGAATGGCTCAGACATTGCCCGCACGGAAGCGCTCAGCTGGGGCAAACTCCCTTTGCAAACCCTTCGTGCTGACATTGACTTTGGTCGCGGCGCTGCTTTCACCACCTACGGTGCCGTGGGCGTAAAAGTCTGGCTGTACCGCGGCGACGTGTTCGCCAAGAAGGACGGCACTCCACCCGAGGTCAAGTAA
- the rplN gene encoding 50S ribosomal protein L14, whose amino-acid sequence MVQLRSKLVSADNTGARDLQVITVLNGYKKRYGQIGDIVKVVVKAAVPHAAVKKSEMYHAVIVRQRKEYRRVDGSYIRFDDNAAVIVDPKSKEPKGTRIFGPVARELKAMGYSKLISLAPEVL is encoded by the coding sequence ATGGTACAACTTCGCTCAAAACTCGTTTCTGCCGACAACACTGGCGCCCGCGACTTGCAGGTGATCACTGTGCTCAATGGCTACAAAAAGCGCTACGGGCAGATTGGCGACATTGTGAAGGTCGTGGTGAAAGCTGCGGTGCCGCATGCCGCCGTGAAGAAGAGTGAAATGTACCACGCCGTCATTGTGCGCCAGCGGAAAGAGTACCGTCGCGTGGACGGCTCCTACATTCGCTTCGATGACAACGCTGCGGTGATTGTTGACCCAAAGTCCAAAGAGCCCAAAGGCACCCGTATCTTTGGACCCGTGGCTCGCGAATTGAAGGCCATGGGCTACAGCAAACTCATTTCTCTCGCTCCTGAAGTTCTGTAA
- the rpsQ gene encoding 30S ribosomal protein S17, producing the protein METATPKTRVPRSFSGVVTANAMTKTIVVRVDRILVHPKYGKRYRVSKKYHVHAEQGTFPVGTKVQFVECRPYSKTVRWRVLTPTA; encoded by the coding sequence ATGGAAACTGCAACTCCCAAAACCCGCGTGCCTCGATCCTTCAGTGGGGTTGTCACCGCAAATGCGATGACCAAAACCATTGTGGTTCGGGTTGACCGCATTCTGGTGCACCCCAAGTACGGCAAGCGCTACCGCGTGAGCAAGAAGTACCACGTGCACGCAGAGCAGGGGACTTTCCCCGTGGGAACCAAAGTGCAGTTTGTGGAATGTCGGCCGTACTCCAAGACCGTTCGGTGGCGCGTGCTCACCCCCACCGCGTAA
- the rplC gene encoding 50S ribosomal protein L3 — protein MSFILAKKIGMSQRFADNGDVVPVTLLEAGPCVVTQVKTQEKDGYTAIQLGFGKAKHMSKARTGHLKDLAPSQWLREFWVEDAKGLDRGTKVDASVFTPGDTVEVSGTSKGKGFQGVVRRHHFRGGPASHGHKDNLRAPGSIGATFPQHVMKGLRMAGRMGGEKTTVKHLKVVEVLADKNLLAISGAIPGSRGSLVLIRKTA, from the coding sequence ATGAGCTTCATTCTCGCCAAAAAGATTGGGATGTCCCAACGGTTCGCCGACAACGGTGACGTTGTGCCCGTGACCTTGCTGGAAGCAGGTCCGTGCGTGGTCACCCAGGTGAAAACCCAAGAAAAAGATGGCTACACGGCCATCCAGCTTGGTTTTGGCAAAGCGAAGCACATGTCAAAGGCACGCACTGGCCATTTGAAAGATTTGGCACCCAGCCAGTGGTTGCGAGAATTTTGGGTGGAGGATGCAAAAGGTTTGGATCGGGGAACGAAAGTTGATGCTTCAGTCTTTACCCCTGGTGATACCGTGGAAGTGAGCGGTACCTCCAAAGGCAAAGGCTTCCAAGGCGTCGTGCGGCGGCACCACTTCCGTGGGGGTCCGGCGAGCCACGGCCATAAAGACAACTTGCGCGCCCCAGGGTCTATTGGTGCAACCTTCCCCCAGCACGTGATGAAGGGCTTGCGCATGGCTGGCCGCATGGGCGGGGAGAAAACCACGGTCAAACACCTGAAAGTTGTGGAAGTGCTGGCTGACAAAAATTTGCTGGCAATTTCTGGCGCCATTCCCGGAAGCCGGGGTAGTTTGGTGCTGATCCGGAAAACTGCGTAA
- a CDS encoding type Z 30S ribosomal protein S14, with product MATAAQVAKSKRTPKFSSRLVRRCWRCGRRRGYMRKFDLCRICVRELANKGEIPGLRKASW from the coding sequence ATGGCTACAGCCGCACAAGTCGCAAAGTCCAAACGCACGCCCAAGTTCAGCTCCCGGCTGGTTCGCCGGTGCTGGCGCTGTGGTCGGCGGCGTGGGTACATGCGCAAGTTTGACCTCTGCCGCATCTGCGTGCGCGAGTTGGCCAACAAGGGCGAAATTCCTGGACTCCGTAAAGCTAGCTGGTAA
- the rplD gene encoding 50S ribosomal protein L4 — protein MPATKTPTPEKLTLDVFSVTGEKQKTLALDADIFGVKPDTGLLHDVVEAHLANQRLGLAHTKTKGEVRGGGKKPWKQKGTGRARTGSIRNPQWRGGGVTFGPRTGANHTKKINVKAKRKALAMALSAQVAAKHVILVEGMPTDGKTKSVHTLLTKLSARRRALLVPAAHSAVIVRATRNHPEITVLRSDSLNVYDVLRAHRVVLSVDSLPVIRKTFFAAAAKA, from the coding sequence ATGCCCGCGACGAAAACTCCCACTCCCGAAAAGTTGACCCTGGATGTGTTTTCCGTGACTGGCGAAAAGCAGAAGACGTTGGCGTTGGACGCAGACATTTTTGGCGTCAAGCCAGACACGGGTTTACTGCACGACGTGGTGGAAGCGCACTTGGCTAACCAGCGGTTGGGACTGGCGCACACCAAGACCAAAGGCGAAGTGCGGGGTGGTGGGAAGAAGCCCTGGAAGCAGAAGGGGACTGGCCGCGCACGCACGGGTTCGATTCGCAACCCACAGTGGCGCGGGGGTGGTGTCACCTTTGGCCCACGTACGGGAGCAAACCACACCAAGAAGATCAACGTGAAAGCCAAGCGGAAGGCACTGGCCATGGCGCTGTCTGCCCAAGTTGCGGCTAAGCACGTCATTCTGGTGGAAGGTATGCCAACGGATGGAAAGACCAAGAGCGTCCACACGCTGTTGACCAAGCTTTCCGCACGACGGCGTGCCCTGCTGGTTCCTGCTGCACACTCCGCAGTCATTGTTCGGGCGACGCGGAACCACCCGGAAATCACCGTGCTTCGTTCCGACAGCCTGAATGTCTACGACGTCCTGCGCGCACATCGTGTTGTCCTCAGCGTGGATAGCTTGCCAGTGATTCGCAAAACTTTCTTCGCCGCTGCAGCCAAGGCGTAA
- the rplF gene encoding 50S ribosomal protein L6, whose translation MSRIGKLPIPIPAGTTVRFTAPEVAVSGTKGSLTFNLHHRVTLDVQPTEVLVKVPNPDNRNDRALWGLCRQLVANAVHGVTTGFEKRLEITGVGFKAAMQGKDLQLNLGFSHPILFAAPAGITLGVEKNVIIVGGVDKQVVGETAAQIRRLKPPEPYKGKGLKYVGEVIRRKAGKVMKAAAK comes from the coding sequence ATGTCCCGCATTGGCAAACTCCCCATTCCCATCCCCGCCGGCACCACTGTGCGTTTCACCGCACCAGAAGTGGCGGTTTCGGGTACCAAAGGGAGCCTGACCTTCAACCTGCACCACCGGGTGACATTGGACGTGCAGCCAACGGAGGTTCTGGTCAAAGTGCCAAACCCTGATAACCGGAATGATCGTGCGCTCTGGGGTCTGTGCCGCCAGCTGGTGGCAAATGCAGTGCACGGGGTGACCACGGGTTTTGAGAAGCGGTTGGAAATTACGGGCGTGGGCTTTAAAGCTGCAATGCAAGGCAAAGACCTTCAACTGAACCTGGGCTTCTCTCATCCCATTCTCTTCGCTGCACCCGCTGGGATTACCCTGGGGGTGGAGAAGAATGTTATTATCGTGGGTGGGGTGGACAAGCAGGTGGTTGGAGAAACCGCTGCGCAAATTCGCCGTCTGAAGCCGCCGGAACCGTACAAGGGCAAGGGTCTGAAGTACGTGGGTGAAGTCATCCGCCGTAAAGCTGGTAAGGTCATGAAGGCCGCCGCAAAGTAA
- the rplP gene encoding 50S ribosomal protein L16 yields the protein MLTPKKVKHRKHHRGHIRGNATQKLRVSFGAFGLKALESGWISARQIEAARRAMTRLLQRGGKVWIRIFPDKPVTLKGSEIRMGGGKGPVDHYVAIIKPGTVMFELDGVAESVARRAMQLAAYKLAVKTRFVTKAETL from the coding sequence ATGCTTACTCCCAAGAAGGTCAAACACCGAAAGCACCACCGCGGGCACATCCGCGGGAATGCCACGCAAAAACTCCGCGTGAGTTTCGGCGCCTTTGGTTTGAAAGCTTTGGAGTCAGGATGGATTAGCGCGCGGCAGATTGAAGCTGCCCGCCGTGCCATGACTCGCTTGCTGCAACGCGGTGGCAAAGTGTGGATCCGCATCTTCCCCGACAAGCCCGTGACCCTCAAAGGCTCAGAAATTCGCATGGGTGGCGGCAAAGGCCCAGTTGATCACTACGTAGCCATTATCAAACCCGGCACGGTGATGTTTGAACTGGATGGCGTTGCTGAAAGTGTCGCGCGGCGCGCCATGCAATTGGCGGCGTACAAGCTGGCCGTGAAGACGAGGTTTGTCACCAAGGCCGAAACCCTGTAG
- the rplB gene encoding 50S ribosomal protein L2: MAITSYKPTSPSRRFASVSPWNKEVTKGKPEKSLLSIRKRNAGRNNQGKITTRHRGGGAKRMLRDLDSLQERLDIPAKVDSIQYDPNRTAYIALLVYPDGEKRYIIAPTGLKPGMQILSASKRVELDPGNRMPLQDIPAGTMVHSVELQPGRGGRIVRSAGSSATLMSVDAGMAQVKLPSGEVRMIAAHARASIGQVSNIDHGNVRLGKAGRTRHLGFRPSVRGKAMNPVDHPHGGGEGNQPIGLKHPKTPWGKPALGVRTRKKGKFSDRFILKPRKNR, translated from the coding sequence ATGGCCATTACCTCCTACAAACCAACCAGTCCATCTCGCCGCTTTGCCAGTGTGTCGCCGTGGAACAAAGAGGTGACCAAGGGCAAACCCGAGAAGTCCCTGCTGTCCATCCGGAAACGCAACGCCGGCCGCAACAACCAGGGGAAAATCACCACCCGGCACCGCGGGGGTGGGGCCAAGCGCATGCTGCGCGATTTGGACAGCTTGCAAGAGCGTCTGGACATTCCAGCCAAAGTCGACAGCATTCAGTACGATCCAAATCGCACTGCGTACATTGCGCTGCTGGTGTACCCGGATGGTGAGAAGCGCTACATCATTGCCCCAACTGGTCTGAAGCCTGGCATGCAGATCCTGAGTGCCAGCAAGCGTGTCGAACTTGATCCAGGAAATCGGATGCCGTTGCAAGATATTCCTGCTGGCACCATGGTGCACAGCGTGGAATTGCAACCTGGCCGTGGGGGTCGGATTGTCCGCTCGGCTGGTTCATCGGCAACCCTCATGTCCGTAGACGCGGGCATGGCGCAGGTGAAACTTCCATCTGGAGAAGTGCGAATGATTGCTGCACATGCGCGTGCGTCCATTGGTCAGGTGTCTAACATTGACCATGGCAATGTGCGCTTGGGCAAAGCTGGCCGCACGCGCCACCTGGGTTTCCGTCCGTCGGTTCGTGGGAAAGCCATGAACCCGGTGGATCACCCACACGGTGGTGGTGAAGGTAACCAACCAATTGGTCTGAAGCACCCCAAGACGCCGTGGGGCAAACCCGCCTTGGGCGTTCGCACCCGGAAGAAGGGCAAGTTCTCCGACCGATTCATTCTCAAACCTCGAAAGAACCGTTAA
- the rpmC gene encoding 50S ribosomal protein L29 codes for MHLTLKELKNKTAEELRLHLAEARERVRDLRFRVAQDSHKDVREVREVRQMIARILTLLRKPHTPSKV; via the coding sequence ATGCACCTCACACTCAAAGAACTGAAGAACAAAACCGCCGAAGAACTTCGCCTGCACCTGGCTGAAGCACGCGAGCGCGTGCGCGACCTCCGTTTCCGGGTGGCGCAAGACAGCCACAAGGATGTGCGGGAAGTCCGGGAAGTCCGGCAGATGATTGCGCGCATTCTCACGCTCCTCCGCAAGCCGCACACTCCGTCTAAAGTCTAA
- the rplW gene encoding 50S ribosomal protein L23: MSLLDKFRKKHEAVGQEKKPTNVVKTSDAPKEKKAEAKETTKPVKAEARVLKSDTRHAYRVLLRPLITEKATRLQQIHQYTFAVAKRASKVEIAQAIHAAYGVRPTMVRTQVVHGKAVRFGRMQGSQKEWKKAIVSVPADKHLNISE, from the coding sequence ATGAGCCTGCTTGATAAATTCCGAAAAAAGCACGAGGCCGTTGGCCAAGAGAAGAAACCCACGAATGTGGTGAAAACTTCGGATGCGCCTAAGGAGAAAAAGGCTGAGGCAAAAGAAACGACAAAGCCCGTGAAGGCTGAAGCGCGCGTCCTGAAGAGTGACACCCGCCACGCGTACCGTGTCCTCCTCCGTCCGTTGATCACCGAAAAAGCCACTCGCTTGCAGCAAATCCACCAGTACACGTTTGCCGTCGCCAAGCGGGCGTCCAAAGTGGAAATCGCGCAGGCCATTCACGCGGCGTACGGCGTTCGGCCAACCATGGTGCGCACGCAGGTGGTGCACGGGAAAGCCGTTCGGTTTGGTCGGATGCAAGGCAGCCAGAAAGAGTGGAAGAAAGCCATTGTCTCGGTGCCGGCCGACAAGCATTTGAACATCAGCGAGTAA